TTTTTGAGGTGTTACAATCGCAAATTCGTACCTTAACGTGACTGCTACAGATACAATACTTATGATAGAAATATATAAAGCATAAACACCAAAATCAACCGGATTGTAAATTCTCGTTAGTATAGGAGAAACTAAAATGGGAAGCAATTGTGCGATAGTGATGCCGGTCATTAATGTCAATACATTTCTTAAGAACTCCTGCTTGGTTAATCCTTTGATCTTATACAAAATCTGCACAATTGCCACCCCAATTAATCATAGATTAAAGTTTGTAATAATTGTTACGGCCTTCTCTGTTAACAGCGTTCCTCGTATCAAAAATCACTTTCGCCTTTTCCGCTACCATTTCAAAATCAAACGCAGTATGATTTGTTGTTATTAACACGAGATCTGCTTCTTCAATACTTACGTCATGCAATTCTCTCGTTTCGATTATTTTCCGTGAAAATCCCCACCACTTGGTGAGTGCGGTATACGCTCCTGATCCGTGAGGGTATACTGAAAATGGCCAAAAAAGGCAATAGGAAAGCAGAGGTGCCCGATTTTAGGCATCTCGTATAACCTGTCTGCCTTTTGGCTAGACTAAATAAGTTGTGGTTGGCGGAACGGCTCTTTGCGGGAGATCATGCAAAAGATGATCACCAACATCCGCCGAGCAATGGCGATGAGGGCTTTTTTCTTCCCGCACCGGGCCGCCAACGACCAAAACTTTCGGGACAAGGGATGCGTCTTGGATCGAGCTGCTGACCATGCCGCCTCGCATAACGCCGATCGGAGATGGGGATTGCCTTTTGTCGTGCGCGTGCTCTTTCGCTTTCCGGCGCTTTCATGGTTGCCGGGGGACAATCCAGTCCATGAAGCCGCCCGTTCCGGCGTTTCAAAGACGCTCATGTCGGTTCCCATCTCGGCTATGATGACGGCGGCGGTTTGTTTTTTGATTCCAGGCATGGTCATCAGTAAGTCCACTTCCTCCCGATACGGCTCGAGCAGGCGGTCGATGTGCTGGTCGACTTCTTCGATGAGCCGCTCCAATTCCTCAACGTGTTTCCACAAGAGGCGAAGGAGACGGAGCTCGTGTTCGGTCAAGGTGCCGAGCAGCGAATCGTACACCGCCTGCTTTTTCTTTTTGAGCCTGCCGCGCAGGCATTGATCCAACTCGTCCTTGTCCACGTATCCCTTCTCAAGCAGCCGGGCGAGGATGTCTTTTCCGGAAACGCCGAAGAGATCGGAGAGGACCGAGCCGAGTTTGACATTGGAAGACTCGAGCACTTTTTGAATCCGGTTTTTCTCCGAAGTCAGCTGTCCGACCCACTTTTTGCGGAGGCGGGTAAAATCCCGCAATTCGCGAATATCCGCTGGGGGGACGAAACTTTTTTCAACGAGTCCATGGCGGAGCAGCTTGGCGATCCACTCGGCGTCCGAGACATCGGTTTTTCTTCCCGGGACATTTTTGATCCGCTGCGGATTGGCCAAAGTCAAGTCGACATAGCCCTCGAGGAAGGCGAAG
Above is a window of Geobacillus thermoleovorans DNA encoding:
- a CDS encoding IS110-like element ISGka2 family transposase encodes the protein MDVIYPRCAGLDVHAETIVACALWEEDGHIQKDIQTFSTFSKGLGDLLEWLEEHGVTHVAMESTGVYWKPVFAFLEGYVDLTLANPQRIKNVPGRKTDVSDAEWIAKLLRHGLVEKSFVPPADIRELRDFTRLRKKWVGQLTSEKNRIQKVLESSNVKLGSVLSDLFGVSGKDILARLLEKGYVDKDELDQCLRGRLKKKKQAVYDSLLGTLTEHELRLLRLLWKHVEELERLIEEVDQHIDRLLEPYREEVDLLMTMPGIKKQTAAVIIAEMGTDMSVFETPERAASWTGLSPGNHESAGKRKSTRTTKGNPHLRSALCEAAWSAARSKTHPLSRKFWSLAARCGKKKALIAIARRMLVIIFCMISRKEPFRQPQLI